Proteins from one Gordonia westfalica genomic window:
- a CDS encoding tape measure protein gives MATELGVAYISIVPETSRIAPGIRNALNGAERGAGDTGRRMGHTMSTALGTALGIGVSKAAGAASKVLQDALSAGYNRITTLEKADIQFRNMGLSAGDTKRQLADLNDIVTGTSTSLADAAAAAAMLGGAGVAAGDDMNNAVKALVNISAASGASAQDIGLVMMQIKASGKLMGSEALQLAQRGVPIYDLIAKSIGKTTAEVRTSAKRARSRSTRSSRRSTRAPATSRRRWARPFPRSSPTSGPRWAACRLRAWSRSFSAPRAALSA, from the coding sequence GTGGCCACGGAGCTAGGTGTTGCCTACATTTCCATCGTTCCAGAGACGAGCCGTATCGCTCCTGGCATCCGTAACGCGCTCAATGGTGCTGAACGCGGCGCTGGTGACACTGGGCGTCGCATGGGTCACACGATGTCCACCGCCCTCGGCACGGCGCTGGGGATTGGCGTGTCGAAGGCGGCGGGCGCAGCATCGAAGGTGCTGCAGGATGCCCTGTCGGCAGGCTACAACCGGATCACCACCCTGGAGAAGGCGGACATCCAGTTCCGCAATATGGGGCTGTCGGCCGGTGACACGAAGCGTCAGCTTGCCGATCTGAATGACATCGTCACCGGCACCTCGACTTCGCTGGCTGATGCAGCGGCGGCAGCAGCGATGCTGGGCGGTGCTGGCGTGGCGGCGGGCGACGACATGAACAACGCTGTGAAGGCGTTGGTGAACATCTCTGCGGCCTCTGGCGCCTCGGCGCAGGACATCGGCCTCGTGATGATGCAGATCAAGGCGTCGGGCAAGTTGATGGGCTCGGAGGCGTTGCAGCTGGCCCAGCGCGGCGTGCCGATCTATGACCTCATTGCGAAGTCGATCGGCAAGACGACTGCCGAGGTCCGCACCTCGGCGAAGAGGGCAAGATCTCGTTCGACCAGGTCGTCACGGCGATCAACCAGGGCACCGGCAACCTCGCGAAGGAGATGGGCGAGACCCTTCCCGCGAAGCTCGCCAACTTCCGGACCGCGATGGGCCGCCTGTCGGCTGCGGGCATGGAGCCGTTCCTTCTCCGCGCCAAGGGCGGCGTTGTCGGCCTGA
- a CDS encoding endonuclease domain-containing protein: MPEARRYLKYGITPEEYAAAMNRGCDICGERVGALHIDHDHSCCPPRSKQWRTCGQCVRGFLCGSCNRGLGLLKDDPNVLRSAIEYLGRKA; this comes from the coding sequence ATCCCCGAAGCGCGCCGATATCTGAAGTACGGAATCACCCCGGAGGAGTACGCGGCCGCGATGAATCGGGGCTGCGACATCTGCGGCGAGCGCGTGGGGGCGCTACATATCGACCATGACCACAGCTGCTGCCCTCCACGGAGTAAGCAGTGGCGAACCTGCGGGCAGTGCGTCCGCGGATTCCTCTGCGGATCGTGCAACCGCGGATTGGGCCTACTGAAGGATGACCCGAACGTGCTGCGAAGCGCGATCGAGTACCTCGGTCGAAAGGCCTAG